In Phyllopteryx taeniolatus isolate TA_2022b chromosome 22, UOR_Ptae_1.2, whole genome shotgun sequence, one DNA window encodes the following:
- the ucmaa gene encoding upper zone of growth plate and cartilage matrix associated a produces MSRSPVIAVACLATLLVLTFSGVGESADDPKPADVKAEARPVFMPEADADNFFKRRSRRSVRYYEQLAEQRMHRANSERRREYNEERRDEYENYAEEDRDEQRERTREKNEQVREYNYDGRYPRYHWFH; encoded by the exons ATGTCCCGAAGTCCGGTCATCGCTGTGGCTTGCCTCGCCACCCTCCTCGTCCTCACTT TTTCCGGTGTCGGCGAAAGTGCGGACGACCCAAAACCAGCGGATGTCAAAG CGGAAGCGCGGCCTGTTTTCATGCCCGAGGCGGACGCCGACAACTTTTTCAAACGCCGCAGTCGCCGCTCGGTGAGATACTACGAGCAGCTAG CTGAGCAGAGAATGCATCGGGCGAACTCGGAGCGTCGGAGGGAGTACAACGAGGAGCGACGCGACGAGTACGAGAACTACGCCGAAGAGGATCGCGACG AGCAACGGGAAAGAACGAGGGAGAAAAACGAGCAAGTTCGAGAGTACAACTACGATGGGCGTTACCCTCGATACCACTGGTTTCACTGA
- the phyh gene encoding phytanoyl-CoA dioxygenase, peroxisomal isoform X2: protein MRDVAVAKSDFVPDQKAVTKLQDFQEDPELFRYCALAQILKYVECFTGPNIMAMHTMLINKPPDAGKKTSRHPMHQDLHYFPFRPVDRIVCAWTALERVNRQNGCLVVLPGTHTGALQEHDYPKWEGGVNKMYHGVRDYNPEHPRVHLEMEKGDTVFFHPLLIHGSGMNRTQGFRKAISCHYASSDCYYIDVKGTTQENIENEVKELTSKKHPEATDITFQDTWAFRGRLVRGERRAL, encoded by the exons ATGAGAGACGTCGCCGTCGCGAAGTCCGACTTTGTTCCGGATCAGAAAGCCGTCACCAAACTCCAAGACTTCCAGGAGGATCCTGAACTCTTCCGGTACTGCGCCTTAGCGCAG ATCCTGAAGTATGTGGAGTGTTTCACTGGACCGAACATTATGGCGATGCACACCATGCTCATCAACAAGCCTCCCGACGCAG GAAAGAAAACGTCCCGCCACCCGATGCATCAGGATCTGCATTACTTCCCGTTCCGGCCGGTTGACCGGATCGTCTGCGCCTGGACGGCGCTGGAGCGGGTGAACAGGCAGAACGGCTGCCTGGTGGTCCTGCCGGGAACGCACACGGGCGCGCTCCAGGAGCACGACTACCCAAAGTGGGAG GGTGGGGTGAACAAGATGTACCACGGAGTGCGCGACTACAACCCGGAACACCCCAGGGTGCACCTGGAGATGGAGAAGGGGGACACCGTCTTCTTCCACCCGTTGCTCATCCACGGCTCGGGAATGAATCGGACGCAAGGATTCCGGAAG GCTATCTCCTGCCACTATGCCAGTTCCGACTGCTACTATATCGACGTGAAGGGAACCACGCAGGAAAACATTGAGAATGAGGTCAAGGAGCTCACATCCAAGAAGCACCCCGAGGCTACCGATATCACCTTCCAG gaCACGTGGGCTTTCCGAGGCCGCCTGGTGCGGGGAGAGAGACGCGCACTCTAA